In a single window of the Rhodamnia argentea isolate NSW1041297 chromosome 2, ASM2092103v1, whole genome shotgun sequence genome:
- the LOC115747910 gene encoding uncharacterized protein At4g06744-like, whose protein sequence is MINKISFVAILSLLLIFPTSLILGAEASTTGRDTLELPIGIGGGGGSSKDCGSGRLLENPDKSECPQAKIPLLGPVIQAPLLAPVVQAPIVQEILDFVDQRLALVYPVIQMFKSTITLDPLGITKSWVGADICKYKGFYCDNPPDNGSAIALASIDFNGFGLSAPSLDGFLDRLPDIALFHANSNNFAGTISPAIAKLKYLYELDLSNNKFSGPFPMVVLGMTDLIFLDMRFNSFSGAVPAQIFTQDLYALFLNDNSFDQTLPDNLGNAHVLYLTLANNKFTGPIPGSITRALSTLTEVLFLNNQFSGCLPYEIGLLDETVVLDAGKNLLTGPLPLSLFCLEKVEQLNFAGNLFYGMVPEPICWLGLYRNLVNLSLSDNYFQHAGPWCRALIEKGILNVQNNCIPDLPFQRPVAECAHFFALPRPCPRMWSYSYVPCNHADLDSLVPGTAPTP, encoded by the coding sequence ATGATCAACAAGATCTCCTTCGTTGCAATTCTCTCACTCCTCCTTATCTTCCCAACTTCTCTCATTTTGGGTGCTGAAGCAAGTACCACGGGTAGAGACACGCTAGAGCTCCCCATCGGCATCGGCGGGGGTGGCGGCTCGAGCAAAGATTGCGGCAGCGGCAGACTTCTCGAGAACCCCGACAAATCGGAATGTCCTCAGGCAAAGATTCCACTGCTAGGACCAGTTATACAAGCACCCCTGTTAGCACCAGTAGTACAAGCGCCCATTGTACAAGAGATCCTGGACTTTGTCGACCAGAGGCTTGCGCTGGTGTACCCAGTGATCCAGATGTTCAAGTCCACAATCACATTAGATCCTCTTGGCATCACCAAATCTTGGGTTGGCGCTGACATTTGCAAGTACAAAGGCTTTTACTGTGACAACCCTCCTGACAATGGATCAGCCATTGCTTTAGCTTCTATAGACTTCAATGGCTTCGGATTAAGTGCTCCTAGCCTAGATGGCTTCCTCGATCGGCTCCCGGACATCGCGCTCTTCCACGCCAATTCCAACAACTTTGCCGGGACCATTTCCCCGGCCATCGCCAAGCTCAAGTACCTCTACGAGCTCGACCTTAGTAACAACAAGTTCTCGGGCCCATTTCCTATGGTGGTTCTCGGCATGACCGATCTCATATTCCTGGACATGAGGTTCAATTCCTTCTCCGGGGCCGTACCTGCCCAGATATTTACTCAGGATCTCTACGCGCTATTCCTCAACGACAACAGCTTCGATCAGACACTGCCAGACAATCTAGGGAACGCCCACGTGCTCTACCTCACCTTAGCCAACAACAAATTCACTGGTCCGATCCCGGGAAGCATCACGAGAGCCCTGTCCACTTTGACTGAGGTCCTGTTCTTGAACAACCAGTTCAGCGGCTGTTTGCCGTATGAGATTGGTCTGCTGGACGAGACTGTGGTCTTGGATGCGGGTAAAAACCTGTTGACAGGCCCGCTTCCGCTCTCGCTGTTCTGCTTGGAGAAGGTGGAGCAACTGAACTTCGCAGGGAATTTGTTCTACGGGATGGTGCCGGAGCCAATCTGCTGGCTAGGACTGTATCGGAACTTGGTGAACTTATCTCTGTCCGACAACTATTTTCAGCACGCCGGCCCTTGGTGTAGAGCGTTGATAGAGAAGGGCATACTCAATGTGCAAAATAACTGCATTCCCGATCTTCCGTTCCAGAGGCCGGTGGCTGAGTGTGCACATTTCTTTGCACTCCCAAGGCCGTGTCCGCGGATGTGGTCGTACTCCTATGTACCATGTAACCATGCTGATCTGGATTCATTGGTTCCGGGCACTGCTCCTACGCCTTGA